A single Lacerta agilis isolate rLacAgi1 chromosome 10, rLacAgi1.pri, whole genome shotgun sequence DNA region contains:
- the POLDIP3 gene encoding polymerase delta-interacting protein 3 isoform X2, whose amino-acid sequence MADLSLDELIRKRGVSVNTKGRLNTRPLFGGRPRIGVQQTFLSRSAPSVGFQRTFDARQKIGLTDARHKIGVKDAREKLLQKDARFKIQGKVQDAREMLNSRKQQVTKVVDAREKISLKRSAPSAAIVKAAVETVAPAMKITKTIQQKAATPLLTHPACMKVNIVNNHTNKQSPYDVEDDEETVSPLPNKQMKITATNSFLHSAAGLSGNKFSLSKTVPLTKVVQNDTYTAPTAPPSPIRTKALTNMSRTLVTKEEPPKEPPPVEPAFSPLEGTKMTVNNLHPRVTEEDIVELFCVCGALKRARLVHPGMAEVVFVKKEDAITAYKKYNNRCLDGQPMKCNLHMNGNIITSDQPILLYVHMVD is encoded by the exons ATGGCGGACTTGTCTCTGGACGAGCTGATTCGGAAACGCGGCGTCAGTGTGAACACGAAGGGGAG GCTGAACACAAGGCCATTATTTGGTGGTAGACCTCGAATTGGAGTTCAACAAACTTTTCTAAGCAGATCTGCCCCAAGTGTTGGTTTTCAGAGGACATTTGATGCACGACAGAAGATTGGCCTTACTGATGCCCGACACAAAATTGGCGTGAAAGATGCCCGGGAGAAACTGCTTCAGAAAGATGCCAGGTTTAAAATCCAAGGGAAAGTGCAAGACGCCCGGGAAATGCTGAATTCCCGAAAGCAGCAAGTGACCAAAGTTGTTGATGCCAGAGAGAAGATCAGTCTGAAAAGGAGCGCTCCTAGTGCAGCCATTGTGAAAGCTGCTGTGGAAACAGTTGCCCCTGCCATGAAGATCACAAAAACAATTCAA CAGAAGGCTGCAACTCCATTGCTCACTCATCCTGCATGCATGAAGGTCAACATTGTGAACaatcacacaaacaaacag tccCCGTATGATGTAGAAGATGATGAAGAAACTGTATCTCCCCTTCCTAATAAGCAAATGAAGATCActgccacaaacagctttctgcaCAGTGCG GCTGGACTCAGTGGCAACAAGTTCTCTCTGTCAAAGACAGTCCCCCTCACGAAAGTTGTGCAGAATGATACCTATACGGCCCCCACAGCTCCACCATCCCCCATCCGGACAAAGGCCCTGACAAACATGTCCCGAACCTTGGTGACCAAGGAAGAACCCCCCAAAGAGCCACCACCAGTTGAG CCGGCCTTCAGCCCATTAGAAGGTACTAAGATGACTGTGAATAATCTGCACCCTCGAGTCACTGAAGAGGATATTGTT GAGTTGTTCTGTGTATGTGGTGCCCTAAAGCGAGCCCGTTTAGTGCACCCCGGAATGGCTGAGGTGGTGTTTGTGAAAAAGGAAGATGCCATTACTGCGTATAAGAAATACAACAACAGATGCTTGGATG GCCAGCCGATGAAATGCAACCTTCATATGAATGGGAATATCATCACATCAGACCAACCTATCTTGCTGTATGTGCATATGG